One window of Anaerolineales bacterium genomic DNA carries:
- a CDS encoding molybdopterin-dependent oxidoreductase, whose amino-acid sequence MNITLKINGIEHAIEVPASTTLLAALRGLGFHGVKFGDEHGLTGADTILLDGKPVNAGSMLAAQAEGHVVATIEALGEHPDQGWRKTDGLHPLQKAFVESGAIQCGYCTPAQILAAKGLLDKNPNPNEAEVREALSGVLCRCTGYLKPIQAVMKAAAVMRGDEPIDLTSIHWDFGTSGPVPPAGDSASPSAAVLTRPKVVVTPETEKWQTVGKPEKKVDAIKLVQGKPAFAADMDMRGMLHAKVLRSPHAHAKIKRIDATKALALEGVVAVLTWRDVPRVVYSTAGQSDPIPGPLDSFSLDHKVRFVGDRVAFVAAETAEIAEKALSLIEVEYEILPAIIDSREAMKPDAIKIHDEPEYVNFADSNPEKNLAAHIRIDIGDVNKGFAEADEIFEAEYEVPKVQQAHIEPHVCVTYWDEDDRLVIRTSTQVPFHVRRMLAPVLGLPVKRIRVIKPRIGGGFGGKQEVLMEDVAAHLTIATKRPVIYEYNREEEFIAARSRHPMRVKMKTGIKKDGTITANEMYALSDTGAYGCHALTVTGNTGHKSMALYVGDGEYRKSPNIRFYADVVYTNTPPAGAFRGYGVPQGYWPLDRHLEKIARAMGFDPIDFRLKNAIRPGEYHPFSTAWNEGREPRPEIIHTVGLEQCVAQGKAAIGWDQKFGNEEWHKNVSGAKNQVSGKNLTPDTSHLKRGIGVAMVMQGTAIPYLDMGGASIKMNDDGSFNLLVGATDLGTGSDTVLAQMAAEVLGVPVEDMITYSSDTDFTPFDKGAYASSTTYISGTAATKAAQIVAERIKIRAAKMLGMADSEYPNIRLSDRKAIAPDGRSVTLAEIALDTLHKNNQEQIMGVASYVSPVSPPPFAAQFAEVTVDTETGQVTVDKLVMAVDSGVIVNPLTASGQIEGGMTQALGYAVCEEMRYDEKGSAYERDLDRYHIFRADEMPDLETIFVETFEPSHPFGVKAVAEIPMDGVAPAVGNAILDAIGANVDEIPATPERVWKAIKNQ is encoded by the coding sequence ATGAACATCACCCTCAAGATCAACGGAATAGAGCATGCAATCGAAGTCCCCGCTTCGACAACCCTGCTCGCCGCATTGCGCGGACTTGGTTTTCACGGCGTCAAATTCGGCGATGAGCATGGGTTGACCGGCGCAGATACGATTTTGCTCGACGGAAAACCCGTCAACGCCGGGTCGATGCTGGCGGCTCAAGCCGAAGGTCATGTCGTGGCGACGATCGAAGCGTTGGGCGAACATCCCGATCAGGGATGGCGCAAGACCGACGGTTTGCATCCGCTGCAAAAAGCATTCGTGGAATCAGGCGCCATTCAATGCGGATACTGCACCCCGGCGCAGATCCTTGCGGCGAAGGGTCTGCTCGATAAAAATCCGAATCCAAACGAAGCCGAAGTTCGCGAAGCGCTTAGCGGTGTGCTCTGTCGCTGCACCGGTTATCTCAAGCCAATCCAAGCGGTGATGAAAGCCGCGGCAGTGATGCGCGGAGATGAGCCCATCGACTTGACATCCATCCATTGGGACTTCGGCACATCCGGACCTGTTCCTCCCGCTGGAGATTCCGCCTCACCCTCCGCCGCAGTGTTGACGCGACCCAAGGTTGTCGTCACGCCAGAAACGGAGAAATGGCAGACCGTCGGCAAGCCAGAAAAGAAAGTGGACGCGATCAAACTCGTGCAGGGCAAACCCGCCTTTGCAGCAGACATGGACATGCGCGGCATGTTACACGCCAAAGTCCTGCGCTCTCCTCATGCGCATGCGAAGATAAAACGCATCGACGCGACCAAGGCGCTCGCGTTGGAAGGCGTTGTCGCCGTCCTGACATGGCGGGATGTTCCACGCGTGGTTTACTCCACTGCAGGGCAATCCGACCCGATTCCCGGTCCGCTGGATTCGTTTTCGCTCGACCACAAAGTACGCTTCGTGGGCGATCGGGTGGCGTTCGTCGCCGCAGAGACCGCAGAAATTGCGGAGAAAGCCCTTTCGCTTATCGAAGTGGAGTATGAAATCCTGCCCGCCATCATCGACTCGCGCGAAGCGATGAAACCGGATGCGATAAAAATCCACGACGAGCCGGAATATGTCAACTTTGCAGATTCAAACCCCGAGAAAAATCTTGCGGCGCACATCCGCATCGACATTGGTGACGTGAACAAAGGCTTTGCCGAAGCGGACGAAATCTTTGAGGCTGAATACGAAGTGCCGAAAGTCCAGCAGGCGCACATCGAGCCGCACGTCTGCGTGACGTATTGGGACGAAGACGACCGGCTGGTAATTCGCACATCCACGCAGGTTCCATTCCACGTGCGGAGAATGCTCGCTCCAGTGCTGGGCCTGCCCGTCAAAAGAATCCGCGTCATCAAGCCGCGCATCGGCGGCGGCTTCGGCGGCAAGCAGGAAGTGTTGATGGAAGACGTGGCGGCTCATTTGACGATAGCCACGAAGCGTCCCGTCATTTATGAATACAACCGCGAAGAGGAATTCATCGCAGCGCGTTCTCGCCACCCAATGCGGGTTAAGATGAAGACCGGCATTAAGAAAGACGGCACCATTACCGCCAACGAAATGTACGCGTTATCCGATACCGGCGCGTACGGCTGTCACGCATTGACAGTGACCGGCAACACAGGTCACAAATCGATGGCCTTGTATGTGGGGGATGGCGAGTACCGAAAATCCCCAAACATTCGCTTCTATGCCGATGTTGTGTATACCAACACGCCTCCCGCCGGAGCTTTCCGCGGATACGGCGTGCCGCAGGGCTACTGGCCCCTCGACCGCCACCTCGAAAAGATCGCTCGCGCGATGGGTTTCGACCCCATCGATTTCCGGTTGAAAAATGCGATCCGCCCCGGCGAGTACCACCCATTTTCGACGGCTTGGAACGAGGGCCGTGAACCGCGCCCGGAGATCATCCACACCGTTGGGCTGGAACAATGCGTGGCGCAAGGGAAAGCCGCAATTGGGTGGGATCAGAAGTTTGGGAATGAGGAATGGCACAAAAATGTGTCAGGTGCCAAGAATCAGGTATCGGGAAAGAACCTGACACCTGACACCTCACACCTGAAACGCGGGATCGGCGTGGCAATGGTTATGCAGGGGACTGCAATTCCCTACCTCGACATGGGCGGCGCATCGATCAAGATGAACGACGATGGTTCTTTCAACCTGCTCGTCGGCGCGACAGACCTCGGGACCGGCTCCGATACCGTCCTCGCGCAGATGGCAGCTGAAGTTTTGGGCGTGCCCGTCGAAGATATGATCACCTATTCATCCGATACTGATTTCACTCCCTTCGATAAAGGCGCGTACGCTTCGTCAACGACGTACATCTCTGGTACCGCTGCGACCAAGGCGGCACAGATCGTCGCTGAAAGAATCAAAATCCGCGCGGCAAAGATGCTGGGGATGGCAGATTCCGAATACCCGAATATTCGATTGTCAGACAGAAAAGCCATCGCCCCCGACGGACGATCCGTGACGCTTGCGGAGATCGCGCTCGATACATTGCACAAGAACAACCAGGAACAGATCATGGGCGTGGCAAGTTACGTCTCGCCGGTGTCCCCTCCCCCATTCGCGGCGCAATTCGCCGAAGTGACCGTAGACACGGAAACCGGTCAGGTCACCGTGGATAAACTGGTGATGGCGGTGGATTCGGGCGTGATCGTCAATCCGCTCACCGCTTCGGGGCAGATCGAAGGCGGCATGACACAGGCTCTCGGTTACGCCGTTTGCGAAGAGATGCGTTACGACGAAAAAGGCTCGGCTTACGAACGCGACCTGGACCGCTATCACATCTTCCGCGCGGACGAAATGCCCGACCTCGAGACCATCTTCGTGGAAACCTTCGAGCCGAGTCATCCTTTCGGGGTCAAAGCTGTCGCGGAAATCCCGATGGACGGCGTTGCTCCGGCAGTTGGGAACGCAATCCTCGACGCGATTGGCGCCAATGTTGATGAGATCCCTGCCACGCCGGAAAGGGTTTGGAAGGCGATCAAGAATCAATAA
- a CDS encoding DHH family phosphoesterase, translating to MPDQIYIVGHINPDTDSIASAMGYAWLLRERDRVNAIPARAGALNPQTSWVLKTIGLESPILLTDASPRFESVMHRLDSIRPDAQLGAAWTLASRTGGLAPIVNEDGTPFGIINGLSLFNYFTNILGPRPGDTTVREMMSAECKDAADTNVPKFKANAHIRDSLNRILRDEIDDYWVVDDNGLYLGIARQRNILNPPRLKIILVDHNEPRQSIAALEEAELLEILDHHRLGNPYTHQPIRFTVDVVGSTSTLVTEQTAEAGLSAPPKVAGALLAGLLSDTLILTSPTTTNRDRTAAERLARWTFVGGSPLQGETIESFGKSLLSAGAGLSNRKPEEVVSTDIKSFEGGGFKFAVAQVEVTDLMQLTEHLNPLTNALDNLRDKRGLDFAMLLVTDIVRGTSRLLVSSSAPPVLNDLPYPPLHDGSRDASGVVSRKKQLLPVVLGLLDR from the coding sequence ATGCCAGATCAAATCTATATTGTAGGTCATATCAATCCGGATACCGACTCGATCGCATCCGCCATGGGGTATGCCTGGCTTCTGCGCGAGAGGGACAGGGTCAACGCGATCCCCGCCCGAGCCGGGGCGTTGAATCCGCAAACATCATGGGTGCTTAAAACCATCGGGCTCGAATCTCCGATCCTGCTCACAGATGCGTCGCCCAGGTTCGAATCTGTGATGCACAGGTTGGACAGTATCCGCCCCGATGCGCAACTTGGCGCGGCGTGGACGCTCGCATCGCGCACCGGCGGACTCGCCCCCATCGTAAACGAGGACGGAACGCCATTCGGAATCATCAACGGCCTGAGCCTCTTCAATTATTTCACCAACATTCTTGGTCCCCGCCCCGGCGACACCACCGTGCGCGAGATGATGTCTGCCGAGTGCAAGGACGCGGCAGATACGAATGTGCCGAAGTTCAAGGCAAACGCCCATATCCGCGATTCCCTTAATCGAATCCTTCGCGATGAGATCGATGACTACTGGGTGGTGGATGATAACGGACTTTATCTAGGCATTGCCCGCCAACGGAACATACTTAACCCGCCGCGTCTCAAGATCATCCTTGTGGATCATAATGAGCCACGCCAGTCCATCGCCGCGCTCGAGGAAGCCGAACTGCTGGAAATTTTGGATCATCACCGCCTAGGCAACCCCTATACTCACCAACCGATTCGCTTCACAGTGGATGTGGTCGGCTCGACGTCAACCCTTGTCACGGAACAGACAGCCGAGGCGGGACTCTCCGCCCCGCCAAAGGTCGCTGGCGCGCTTCTTGCCGGACTGTTATCAGATACGCTTATCCTGACCTCTCCCACCACGACAAATCGTGACCGCACCGCTGCGGAACGACTCGCGCGTTGGACGTTCGTCGGAGGAAGCCCATTGCAAGGCGAAACCATCGAATCGTTCGGCAAATCGCTACTCAGCGCAGGCGCGGGACTCTCGAATCGAAAACCGGAAGAAGTCGTCAGCACAGACATCAAATCCTTCGAAGGCGGCGGATTCAAATTTGCGGTGGCGCAAGTGGAAGTGACCGACCTGATGCAGCTGACCGAGCATCTAAATCCGCTTACCAATGCGCTCGATAACCTGCGCGATAAACGCGGACTCGACTTTGCCATGCTGCTCGTCACTGACATCGTACGCGGGACGAGCCGGTTATTGGTCTCTTCATCCGCGCCGCCCGTGTTGAACGATCTCCCCTACCCACCCCTGCACGATGGTTCCCGCGACGCGTCCGGAGTCGTTTCGAGGAAGAAACAATTACTTCCTGTGGTATTGGGATTGTTGGATAGATAG